Proteins from a genomic interval of Rosa chinensis cultivar Old Blush chromosome 2, RchiOBHm-V2, whole genome shotgun sequence:
- the LOC112190266 gene encoding COP9 signalosome complex subunit 5: MSLTCVTMSEDVWLTCMTHALSTETEEIMGLLLGDIENSANGGVTAVIWGASPQTRSDRRKDRVETNPEQLAAASAQAERMTISSGRTTRVIGWYHSHPHITVLPSHVDVRTQAMYQLLDSGFIGLIFSCFSEDINKVGRIQVIAFQSSDGKQHHMSRPISLSPVNKSSIIEVDSSLSTSENAPVRSGSTRAEAAEQDTADSRTSETIKAGGRSSELGHFFASAEANHQDRERTGGNYPTETSANNIVDIDPMDMSESMQEAMHRSNLDMSGAEYVRKEVPLYVLPTSSLIKLDSPLMSFTELQRVLYEEERAAYNQAILQNMRDGKMHPLTFIHHTSMYQSSMCKLIEYCLSPAINALQCRLRENEFRLALLTDEVKGLENETRRGSESSSGSPRQVLSPTLRGSTPLGHRDLFSSRSVTGPGSRSRKGSS, encoded by the exons ATGTCTTTAACGTGTGTGACAATGTCGGAGGACGTCTGGTTAACTTGTATGACTCATGCATTGTCCACGGAGACCGAGGAGATCATGGGCCTCCTTCTTGGTGATATTGAG AATTCTGCAAATGGGGGTGTGACTGCCGTGATTTGGGGAGCGTCACCTCAAACTCGATCAGACCGGAGGAAGGATCGTGTTGAAACTAATCCTGAGCAGTTGGCTGCTGCATCAGCTCAAGCCGAA AGAATGACAATATCATCTGGAAGAACAACTAGAGTGATTGGGTGGTACCATTCACATCCTCATATTACGGTTCTTCCTTCCCATGTTG ATGTACGGACTCAGGCAATGTATCAACTTCTAGATTCTGGGTTCATCGGGCTGATATTTTCCTGTTTCAGTGAAGATATAAACAAG GTTGGACGAATACAAGTCATTGCCTTTCAGTCCTCAGATGGGAAGCAGCATCACATGTCAAGACCTATATCTTTATCTCCAGTAAATAAAAGTTCAATTATAGAAGTTGACTCGTCTTTAAGTACCTCAGAAAATGCACCAGTAAGATCTGGCTCGACTAGAGCAGAAGCTGCTGAACAAGACACAGCTGATTCAAGAACTTCTGAAACTATAAAG GCTGGCGGAAGATCTTCAGAACTTGGGCATTTCTTTGCTAGTGCTGAGGCAAATCATCAAGACAGAGAAAGAACCGGAGGGAACTACCCCACAGAAACTTCAGCCAACAATATTGTTGACATAGATCCCATGGATATGTCTGAGAGTATGCAAGAAGCAATGCACCGTTCGAATTTGGATATGAG TGGTGCTGAGTATGTAAGAAAAGAAGTTCCTCTTTATGTTTTACCGACCTCGTCTCTTATTAAGCTTGATTCACCTCTAATGTCATTTACGGAATTGCAACGAGTACTGTATGAGGAGGAGCGAGCGGCATATAACCAAGCAATCTTGCAAAATATGAG GGACGGGAAAATGCATCCACTTACTTTCATACATCACACATCAATGTATCAATCTTCCATGTGCAAATTAATCGAATATTG CTTAAGTCCTGCCATAAATGCACTGCAGTGTCGGTTAAGAGAGAATGAATTTCGG TTGGCATTGCTCACTGATGAAGTGAAGGGTTTGGAGAACGAAACACGTAGAGGAAGCGAGTCAAGTTCTGGATCTCCTCGTCAAGTTTTGTCGCCTACACTCCGAGGAAGTACTCCTTTAGGCCATAGGGACTTGTTCAGTTCAAGGAGTGTAACAGGTCCTGGTAGTCGAAGCAGAAAAGGATCGTCATAG